CACGTCGGCCAGCATCTCAAGCGCCACCGTGCCCTGGCCGGCCACGATGGCCTCGTCGTCGTAGGGGTGCACGAACACCAGGCCCTGCCGCTCGGCCAGTGCGCGCGCGTGGGCGCGGGCCTCGTCGAGCGTATCGCCGTGCAGCACCACCTCGGCGCCGAAGCCGCGGGTGCGCTCCACCTTCACACCGGGTGTGAAGCGCGGCATGACGATCACGGCGCGCAGGCCCAGGCGCTGCGCGTGGTAGGCCACGCCCTGCGCGTGGTTGCCCGCGCTCATGGCGATCACGCCGCGCGAGCGCTCCTCGGGCGTGAGCTGCGCGAGCTTGTTGCAGGCCCCACGCTCCTTGAAGGACGCGGTGTATTGCAGGTTCTCGAACTTCAGGAACACCTGGCAGCCCGTGAGCTGCGAGAGCGTGCGCGATTCCACGCAGGGGGTGCGCAGGAGCTGGCCTTCGAGGCGGGCGGCCGCGGCGCGGATGTCGTCGATCTGGAGCATGGCGCGATTGTGGCCTCGCCGCCGTGGAAAAAGCCCCGGAACGCCTGTCATCACGCACTTCCATCAGGCATCAAGCTGCGTTATGGTGCGCCGCACAGGGGCCGTACTCCCAGGCGCCCCGCCACCGTGGAGGTTGTCGCCCGAGGTTCGCACATGAACAAAAGGCCCTTGTCACCGACTCCCCTGGTCCGCCCGCCGGAAGCGCGCGCGCTGGGCGAAGGGCGCCTGCATGTGCCGCACGGCCTGCGCCAGGCCCCGGTGCTCGATCTCATGTGCTCGCACTTCGTGCTCACGCTGGCCGCACGCCAGGGCCCGCGCTTCAACGTGCGGCGCGACCTCAACACCCTGCTGTCGCTCGCTGGCCGCCACCTGGTGTGGCCGCACACGGTGCTGCAGCGCCTGCGCGAATTCCTGCAGCGCCGCTGCAAGGACAACGACCTCTGGGCCGGCCACGACAAGCTCGCCACCGGCGCATTCATGGACCGCTACGGCGTGTGGCGCGGCCCCTATGAAGAGGGCACGCTGTTCTTCTACCTCGACGAATACGCCAAGGAAGCGCCCAAGGACCTGCTCTCGGTGCTGGCGGTCACGGGCGACTGGCTGAGCCAGGCGCTCAAGAAGCAGAGCACGCTGGTGGAAAAGAACATCGACGCGCTGGCCGAGCTGCTGCAGCTCAACCGCGCCGAGCGCGCGCTGCTGCTCTACGGCACGCTCGCGCGCTACCAGCGCGACCTGCGCTCCATCCTGGTCGAGTTCAAGGTCAACAACGCGCCCGAGGCCTATGCGGCCATCGCCGACGTGGCCGGCGTGAAGGCCAGCGAGGTGGGCGAGGCGCTGCGCGCGGGCTCGCGGCTCGAGCGCATCGGCATGGTCGAGAACCTGATCTCCGAGCACAACATCACCGACCTGGCCGACCTCATGAAGGTCAGCGAAAAGCTGCCGCCGGTGCTCATGCGCGAATACCGCTCGCAGAGCGAGCTCATGGCGGTGTTCACGCGGCCGGCCGCGAAGTCGGCCCTGAGCCCGGCCGACTTCGACTACGTGGCCGACGACGTGCGCCTGCTCAGCGGTCTGCTGCGCGAGGCCGTGGCGCGCAAGGAAGCCGGCGTCAACGTGCTGCTCTACGGCCCCCCTGGCACCGGCAAGACCGAGCTCGCGCGCGTGGTCGCGCAGGCCGCGGGCCTGGCGCTGTTCGAAGTCGAGTACGCCGACCGCGACGGCAACGCGCTCTCGGGCCGCGACCGCTACCGCTCGCTGCAGATCGCGCAGGTCTTTCTCAAGGGCACGGCGCAGTCGGCGCTGCTGTTCGACGAGGTCGAGGACGTGTTCCCCCCGATCTCCAACGAGGCCGCGCAGTTCATGGCGCGCGCCGAGCAGGTGCCCGCGCCGCACAGCCATTCGGTGAGCGGCAAGGCCTGGGTCAACCAGGTGCTCGAATCGAACGCCGTGCCCACGGTCTGGATCACCAACCGCATCGAGCAGATCGACCCGGCCTTTCGCCGCCGCTTCGCCTACCACCTGGAGCTCAAGAGCCCGCCGCCCGGCGCGCGCGAGCAGCTGGTGCGCAAGACGCTCGACGGCGTGGCTGTGAGCGACGCCCTGGTGGCGCGCCTGACCGAGCGCAAGGGCCTCACGCCGGCGCAGATCCGCACCGCGGTGCGCTTCGCGCAGCTGGCGGCCGCGCCCGTGCGCGCGAGCGGCCGTCGCACGGGCAAGGCGGCCCGGGCGGCCGCGCCGCCGATGCTCGACGAGCTCATCGAGCGCCAGCTGCTGCACGCCGACCGCGCGCTCGGCCGGGCCCCCGATGCGGTGCAGCGCCCCAGCGTCACGCAGTACAGCCTGGACATGCTCAACGTCGACGCGCGCCACCCGATCCCGCGCATCATCGAAGCGCTCAAGGCGCGCGGCCACGGCTGCCTGTGTTTCCATGGCGCGCCCGGCACCGGCAAGACCGCGCTGGCCGAGCACATCGCCCAGCAGCTCGGCCGCCCGCTCATGATCCGCCGCGCGAGCGACCTCGTGAGCAAGTTCGTGGGCGAAACCGAGCAGCAGATGGCCGCCATGTTCCGCGAGGCCGAGGCCGAGCGCGCGGTGCTGCTGCTCGACGAGGCCGACAGCTTCCTGCAGGACCGCCGCGGCGCGCAGCGCACCTACGAAGTCACCGAGGTCAACGAGATGCTGCAGGGCATGGAGCGCTTCGCGGGCATCTTCGTGTGCACCACCAACCTCATGGACAGCATCGACCAGGCGGCGCTGCGGCGCTTCACCTTCAAGATCCGCTTCAAGCCGCTCACGCGCGCGCAGCGCGAGACCATGTTCGTGGTCGAGGCCCTGGGCGGCGACCCGGCCCGCCTCGACGCCGCCTGGGCCCGCCGGCTGGGGCTGCTCGAGCAGCTGTGCCCGGGCGACTTCGCGGCCGTCAAGCGCCAGGCCGACATCCTCGGCGCGGCCATGGAGCCGGCCGAGTTCCTCGAGCAGCTCGAGGCCGAGCACCGCATCAAGCCCGAGGTGCGCGAGCAGCGCGGCATGGGCTTCGTGCACTAGCGCCCGCGAGCGCCCAGCAAAAAGGCCACCCGGAGGTGGCCTTTTTCATGGGGGGCTGCGCGCTCAGTGCAGCAGGCTCATGGGTTTGCTGGGCAGCTCGTCGGCGTCGTAGTCGGGGTGGTGCTCGACGAAGAAGGCCAGCTTGGCATCCAGGCGCGCGAGGCGGCGGTTGGCCTCGCCTTCGTGGTGGTGCTTGCAGATCAGGTTGAACAGCTTGCCGCGCAGGAACCACAGGTCGCGCGGGGACAGGCAGCTCATGAGGGCGGCGTGCAGGCGCACGCGCAGCGGGTCCTGGATGTCGGCCATGGCCGCGTGGAATTCGTCGACGAGGTAGTCCAGGTCCAGCACCTGGGTGTCCTGCTGGATGGGCGCCTTGCGCTTGCCAAGCCAGTTCAGTCTGAAAAACATTGCCGCGCTCCGTGCAGTCGATTCGTGTGATGGGAGAACCCCTTGGTTGGAACATCGGCAGCGGCCCGCCGCTCTTGAGCGGTGGGAGCCGGCGGATGGGCGGCTCCCGACGGGCGGTCTGGCGTGTCCAACGGAGGTGTGCTCTCTCGCCGATGGAACCCCGAAAAGTTCGAAGAAGGCATTACCGCGGTCGCTGGGCAAGCCCGGGAGGGTTTGCGATCGAGGCCGTGGCAGCCATGGGTGCATGGTGCCGGCCGCCTGGGGTGGGCACAAATGGGAACGCTTGCAGCGCCTTGTGGTGAAAACCCCGCAGGGCGCGCCCGGGCCTTCCCGGCGGGCGGGGGCCTCAGAGGAAGGCGCTCACCACGCCCACCACGTCTTCGCCATAGGCCGCGCGCTTCTTCTCGCCGATGCCGCTGATGCCGTCGAGATCGCTGATGTCGGTGGGGCGGCGCTGCGCGATCGCGCGCAGCGTGGCGTCGTGAAAGATCACGTAGGCCGGCAGGTTGTGCGCCTTGGCCACCTGCGCGCGCCAGGCCTTGAGCGCCTCCAGGCATTCGCGTTCCACCAGCGACAGCGGCGTGCCGTCGTCGCCCAGCGGCGGCTTGGCGCGCGCGCTGCGCGAGCGCGAGGGCGCGCGCTCGGCCTGGATGCGCAGCCGCACCCCGGCCTCGCCCTTGAGGATGGCGCGCGCGCCGTCGGCCAGGTGCAGGGTGTTGTAGGGCGCGTCGGTCACGCGCACCGCCTCGATGGCGATGAGCTGGCGCAGCAGCGCGCGCCACTGGGTCTCGCTCCAGTCGGCGCCGATGCCGAAGGTGCTCAGGGTTTCATGGCCGTTCTGCAGCACCTTCTCGGTCGACTTGCCGCGCAGGATGTCCATGATGTGGCCCGCGCCGTAGCCGTGGCCGCTGGCCTGCTGCACGCGGTAGATGCACGAGAGCAGCTTGCGCGCGGGCTCGGTGGCGTCGAACAGCTCGGGCGGGTTCAGGCAGTTGTCGCAGTTGCCGCAGGGCTGGCTGTCTTCGCCGAAGTAGCGCAGCAGGCGCACGCGGCGGCAGTCGCTGGCCTCGGCGAGCGCGAGCAGGGCGTCGAGCTTGCCGCGCAGCACCTGCTTGAATTCGTCGGGCGCGGGGCTGTCGTCGATCATGCGGCGCTGGTTCACCACGTCCTGCAGGCCGTAGGCCATCCAGGCGTTGGCGGGCTCGCCGTCGCGGCCCGCGCGGCCGGTTTCCTGGTAGTAGCCCTCGATGTTCTTGGGCATGTCCAGGTGCGCCACGAAGCGCACGTCGGGCTTGTCGATGCCCATGCCGAACGCGATCGTGGCCACCATGATCAGGCCCTCTTCGCGCAGGAACCGGTCCTGGTGCTGCTGGCGCACGGCGGCGTCGAGGCCCGCGTGGTAGGGCAGGGCCTTGAGCCCGGCCTGCTGCAGCATCTCGGCCACCTCTTCGACGCGGCGGCGCGACTGGCAGTACACCACGCCCGCGTCGTGCTGGCCCTGCGCGCCCATGTGCTCGTCGCGGATGAAGCGCAGCAGCTGGCCGGTGGCGTCCTTCTTCTCGACCAGCATGTAGCGGATGTTGGGCCGGTCGAAGCTGCTCACGAAGGTGCGCGCGTCCTGCAGCTGCAGCCGCTCGACGATGTCGGCGCGCGTGAGCGCGTCGGCCGTGGCCGTGAGCGCGATGCGCGGCACGCCCGCGAAGCGCTCGGGCAGCACCGCGAGCTCGCGGTACTCGGGGCGGAAGTCGTGGCCCCACTGGCTCACGCAGTGGGCCTCGTCGATCGCGAACAGGCTCAGCCGGCCCTGCGCGTGCAGGCTCTCGAGCATGGCCTGGCAGCGCGGCGTGAGCAGCCGCTCGGGCGCCACGTAGAGCAGGGTGAGTTCGCCGCGGCGCAGCTGTTGCTCGATGCGCTGCGCGTCGTCGAGCGAGAGGCTGCTGTTGAGGTAGGCCGCGCTCACGCCGGCCTCGGTGAGCGCGCCCACCTGGTCGTGCATGAGCGCGATCAGCGGCGACACCACCACCGCCACGCCATGCCCCGCGCGCTCGCGCACGATGGCCGGCACCTGGTAGCACAGCGACTTGCCGCCGCCCGTGGGCATGAGCACCAGCGCGTCGCCGCCGTCGCTCACGTGGCTGACGATCTGCGCCTGCGGGCCGCGGAAGGCCTCGTAGCCGAACACCGACTGCAGCACGCCGATGCACTGCTCGAGGGTCTCGGCGCCGGGCGCCAGGTCGATCGCTCCCATGCTGGACTCAGGCCCGCCGGCTCACATCTGTTCCCACGGCAGGCCGTCGTGGCGCCAGCCGTTGAGCGTGGAGCGGTGGAAGTGCTCGTTGAGCTCGCCCTCGAAGCCGTGCAGCACGTGCTGCACGTCGGTGAAGCCCGCGGCTTCGAGCGCCTTGGCCGCGTCGAGCGTGCGCTTGCCGCTGCGGCAGATCAGCAGCAGCGGCCGGTCCTTGGCGCCGGCCTCGCGCGCCACGGCCTGCGCGAAGCGCTCGGGATCGGGCGTGAGGTCGGGGTATTCGTACCAGGGGATGTTCTCGACCCCGGGCGGACGGCCCACGTAGAGCGATTCGATCTCCATGCGCACGTCCACGAACAGCGGCGGTTCCTGGCCCAGGGCGCGGCGGCGCTCGGTTTCGGCCTGCAGCCAGGTCCAGGCTTCCTTGGGGGACAGGTGCTTCATGGGCGCGTATTGTCGGCCATGCCTTGCCCCTGCCCGACGAGGGGCAGGGGGGCCTTCTTACAATTCCTTGATGGACAAGACCCCTTCCGCCCACGCCCGCGGCTACACCCGCGCCCAGGCCCTGCCGGCCATCCTCGAGCAACGCATCGCCATCCTCGACGGTGCGATGGGCACCATGATCCAGCGCTTCAAGCTCGACGAAGCGCAGTACCGCGGTGAACGCTTCAAGGACTTCCCCAAGGACGTGAAGGGCAACAACGAGCTGCTCAGCCTCACGCGGCCCGACGTGATCCGCGACATCCACGAGGGCTACCTCGCCGCGGGCGCCGACCTGATCGAGACCAACACCTTCGGCGCCACCACCATCGCGCAGGCCGACTACGACATGGCCCACCTCGCGCGCGAGATGAACCTGGCCTCGGCGCGCCTGGCGCGCGAAGCCTGCGACAAGTTCAGCACGCCCGACAAGCCGCGCTTCGTGGCCGGCGCGCTCGGCCCCACGCCCAAGACCGCGAGCATCAGCCCCGACGTGAACGACGCCGGTGCGCGCAACGTCACCTTCGACGAGCTGCGCGCGGCCTACCGCGAGCAGGTCGAGGCCCTGATGGAAGGCGGCGCCGACGTGCTGCTGGTCGAGACCATCTTCGACACGCTCAACGCCAAGGCCGCGCTGTTCGCCATCGACGAGGTCTTCGAGGCCACGGGCGAGCGGCTGCCGCTGATCGTCAGCGGCACCGTCACCGACGCCTCGGGCCGCATCCTCAGCGGCCAGACGGTGAACGCCTTCTGGGCCAGCGTGCGCCACCTGCAGCCGCTGGCCGTGGGCCTGAACTGCGCGCTCGGCGCGGCGCTGATGCGGCCCTACATCCAGGAGCTGGCCAAGGTCGCGGGCGACACCTTCATCAGCTGCTACCCCAACGCCGGCCTGCCCAACCCCATGAGCGACACCGGCTTCGACGAGACGCCCGAGGTCACCAGCCGCCTGCTGCACGAGTTCGCGGCCGAGGGCCTGGTGAACATCGTGGGCGGCTGCTGCGGCACCACGCCCGACCACATCGCCGCCATCGGCCGCGCGGTGCAGCCACTGGCGCCGCGCCACCGCGCCGGCTTCTACGCCGAAGCCGCCTGAGCCCGGCCCTGCCCGATACCCGACGATTTGCTCGGGTATCGGCGCCGCGGTGACAATTGCGCTTCCCTTCAAGGGGAGTAGTCGGCCTGCCACCCCGCGCACAGCGAGGCCTCGGCAGTGCGGCGTTCTCGTCAATTCGCGGTTTTCAAAGGCCGCCGGGAACGTCCAGCCACCCAGCGGGTGGTGGTGGCAAGACCTTGGGGTGTTCGTCAACACCAAAACTGAGGTCTTTCATGGAAAGCATTGCCCCGCTGTGGTTGTGGGTGGTTTTTGTCGCGTTCGTCCTGGCCGCGCTGTTCGTCGACTTCGTGCTGCTCAAGAAGCAGGGCGCCCACGAGGTGGGCGTGAAGGAAGCGCTCAACTGGTCGCTGATCTGGATCGCGCTGAGCTTCGTGTTCAACGGCCTGCTCTGGTGGGCCGTCAAGGACACCACGGGCTCCACCGCCGTGGCCAACGAGAAGTCGCTCGAGTTCCTCACGGGCTACCTGATCGAGAAGAGCCTGGCGGTCGACAACATCTTCGTCTTCCTGATGATCTTCACCTACTTCGCGGTGCCGCCGGCATTCCAGAAGCGGGTGCTCATGATCGGCATCCTGGGCGCCATCGTGCTGCGCACGGTGATGATCCTCATCGGCGGCTGGCTGCTGGCGCAGTTCCACTGGATCCTCTACGTGTTCGGCGCCTTCCTTGTGCTCACGGGCATCAAGATGTGGTGGGCCGCGGGCAAGGAGCCCAGCCTCGACGAGAACCCCGCGCTCAAGCTGCTGCGCCGCCTCATGCCGGTGAGCCAGAACTTCGACGGCGAAAAATTCTTCACCGTGGAGAACGGCAAGCGCATCGCCACGCCGCTGCTGATGGTGGTGGCCCTGGTGGGCGTGACCGACGTGATCTTCGCGGTCGACTCCATCCCCGCCATCTTCGCCATCACGCGCGATCCGTTCATCGTGCTCACGAGCAACGTGTTCGCCATCCTGGGTCTGCGCGCCATGTTCTTCCTGCTGCAGGCCGTGGCCAGCAAGTTCCACCTGCTCAACTACGGCCTGGCGGTGATCCTGGTGTTCATCGGCACCAAGATGATGCTGATCGACATCTTCAAGATCCCGGTGGCGGTGTCGCTGGGCGTGGTGGTGGGCATCCTGGCCATCACCATGGTCTGGAGCGCCAAGACCGCGCCGAACACCTGAGCGCTGCCGCGGCGCGCACCAACATGGCACAGGCGTTGCTAATGCCTGTGCCATGAGCGCACTCGAGATCCCCAGCCTGGTGAGCAGCGCGGTGGCCCCGTCCACCGCGGCCTGGCGCGACCCGCTGGGCCTGCTGCTCGCGAGCACGGGCGAGGGCGTGTTCGGCGTCGACCTCGACGGCCTGTGCGTGTTCATCAACCACGCGGGCGCGCGCATGATCGGCTACCGGCCCGAAGAGCTGCTGGGCTGCAACATGCACGAGCTCACCCACCATTCGCACGCCGACGGCGCGGCCTACCCGGTGGAAGACTGCCCCATCTTCAACGCCTTTCGCGGCGGCGAGCCCTGCCGCATCGACACCGAGGTGTTCTGGCGCCGCGACGGCAGCGCCTTTCCGGTCGAGTACAGCAGCCATCCCATCGTCGACGGCGGCGCGGTGCGCGGTGCGGTGGTGACCTTCATCGACATCACCGAGCGCCGCCGCGCGGCCGACGCGCTGCAGGCGGCCAAGGACCAGCTCGAGCTGCGTGTGCGCGAGCGCACCCACGCCTTGGAGACCGCGCTGCACCAGCTGCGCGAACTCGCGGCGCGCACCGAAGCCGTGCGCGAAGAAGAGCGCACCCGCATCGCGCGCGAGGTGCACGACGAGCTGGGCAGCCTGCTGGTGGCGCTCAAGATGGACGTGAACTGGATGGACAAGCGCCTGTCCGAGCAGGGCCGGCGCAGCGCGCCCGAGGCCGAGGACATGCGCGCGCGCA
This is a stretch of genomic DNA from Hydrogenophaga crocea. It encodes these proteins:
- a CDS encoding homocysteine S-methyltransferase family protein; its protein translation is MDKTPSAHARGYTRAQALPAILEQRIAILDGAMGTMIQRFKLDEAQYRGERFKDFPKDVKGNNELLSLTRPDVIRDIHEGYLAAGADLIETNTFGATTIAQADYDMAHLAREMNLASARLAREACDKFSTPDKPRFVAGALGPTPKTASISPDVNDAGARNVTFDELRAAYREQVEALMEGGADVLLVETIFDTLNAKAALFAIDEVFEATGERLPLIVSGTVTDASGRILSGQTVNAFWASVRHLQPLAVGLNCALGAALMRPYIQELAKVAGDTFISCYPNAGLPNPMSDTGFDETPEVTSRLLHEFAAEGLVNIVGGCCGTTPDHIAAIGRAVQPLAPRHRAGFYAEAA
- a CDS encoding rhodanese-like domain-containing protein, translated to MKHLSPKEAWTWLQAETERRRALGQEPPLFVDVRMEIESLYVGRPPGVENIPWYEYPDLTPDPERFAQAVAREAGAKDRPLLLICRSGKRTLDAAKALEAAGFTDVQHVLHGFEGELNEHFHRSTLNGWRHDGLPWEQM
- the recQ gene encoding DNA helicase RecQ, whose translation is MGAIDLAPGAETLEQCIGVLQSVFGYEAFRGPQAQIVSHVSDGGDALVLMPTGGGKSLCYQVPAIVRERAGHGVAVVVSPLIALMHDQVGALTEAGVSAAYLNSSLSLDDAQRIEQQLRRGELTLLYVAPERLLTPRCQAMLESLHAQGRLSLFAIDEAHCVSQWGHDFRPEYRELAVLPERFAGVPRIALTATADALTRADIVERLQLQDARTFVSSFDRPNIRYMLVEKKDATGQLLRFIRDEHMGAQGQHDAGVVYCQSRRRVEEVAEMLQQAGLKALPYHAGLDAAVRQQHQDRFLREEGLIMVATIAFGMGIDKPDVRFVAHLDMPKNIEGYYQETGRAGRDGEPANAWMAYGLQDVVNQRRMIDDSPAPDEFKQVLRGKLDALLALAEASDCRRVRLLRYFGEDSQPCGNCDNCLNPPELFDATEPARKLLSCIYRVQQASGHGYGAGHIMDILRGKSTEKVLQNGHETLSTFGIGADWSETQWRALLRQLIAIEAVRVTDAPYNTLHLADGARAILKGEAGVRLRIQAERAPSRSRSARAKPPLGDDGTPLSLVERECLEALKAWRAQVAKAHNLPAYVIFHDATLRAIAQRRPTDISDLDGISGIGEKKRAAYGEDVVGVVSAFL
- a CDS encoding PAS domain-containing sensor histidine kinase — encoded protein: MSALEIPSLVSSAVAPSTAAWRDPLGLLLASTGEGVFGVDLDGLCVFINHAGARMIGYRPEELLGCNMHELTHHSHADGAAYPVEDCPIFNAFRGGEPCRIDTEVFWRRDGSAFPVEYSSHPIVDGGAVRGAVVTFIDITERRRAADALQAAKDQLELRVRERTHALETALHQLRELAARTEAVREEERTRIAREVHDELGSLLVALKMDVNWMDKRLSEQGRRSAPEAEDMRARMRCKCQNMSRLIENAVDNVGRIITDLRPSILDHQGLWAALEWQAQEFVASAELALDWHLDVDDAPEPAEPQAMAVFRIFQEMLSNVGRHARARRVAVRIRHRDGQLQLSVRDDGIGAPPQAFEAADAYGVMGMRERARHFGGDIHIQSQPGQGTHMALTMALKPDQTA
- a CDS encoding ATP-binding protein, translating into MCSHFVLTLAARQGPRFNVRRDLNTLLSLAGRHLVWPHTVLQRLREFLQRRCKDNDLWAGHDKLATGAFMDRYGVWRGPYEEGTLFFYLDEYAKEAPKDLLSVLAVTGDWLSQALKKQSTLVEKNIDALAELLQLNRAERALLLYGTLARYQRDLRSILVEFKVNNAPEAYAAIADVAGVKASEVGEALRAGSRLERIGMVENLISEHNITDLADLMKVSEKLPPVLMREYRSQSELMAVFTRPAAKSALSPADFDYVADDVRLLSGLLREAVARKEAGVNVLLYGPPGTGKTELARVVAQAAGLALFEVEYADRDGNALSGRDRYRSLQIAQVFLKGTAQSALLFDEVEDVFPPISNEAAQFMARAEQVPAPHSHSVSGKAWVNQVLESNAVPTVWITNRIEQIDPAFRRRFAYHLELKSPPPGAREQLVRKTLDGVAVSDALVARLTERKGLTPAQIRTAVRFAQLAAAPVRASGRRTGKAARAAAPPMLDELIERQLLHADRALGRAPDAVQRPSVTQYSLDMLNVDARHPIPRIIEALKARGHGCLCFHGAPGTGKTALAEHIAQQLGRPLMIRRASDLVSKFVGETEQQMAAMFREAEAERAVLLLDEADSFLQDRRGAQRTYEVTEVNEMLQGMERFAGIFVCTTNLMDSIDQAALRRFTFKIRFKPLTRAQRETMFVVEALGGDPARLDAAWARRLGLLEQLCPGDFAAVKRQADILGAAMEPAEFLEQLEAEHRIKPEVREQRGMGFVH
- a CDS encoding TerC family protein, whose protein sequence is MESIAPLWLWVVFVAFVLAALFVDFVLLKKQGAHEVGVKEALNWSLIWIALSFVFNGLLWWAVKDTTGSTAVANEKSLEFLTGYLIEKSLAVDNIFVFLMIFTYFAVPPAFQKRVLMIGILGAIVLRTVMILIGGWLLAQFHWILYVFGAFLVLTGIKMWWAAGKEPSLDENPALKLLRRLMPVSQNFDGEKFFTVENGKRIATPLLMVVALVGVTDVIFAVDSIPAIFAITRDPFIVLTSNVFAILGLRAMFFLLQAVASKFHLLNYGLAVILVFIGTKMMLIDIFKIPVAVSLGVVVGILAITMVWSAKTAPNT